The DNA region aaaggatttaacacgGGCTTGTGCTGCTGAAGTCACAAATTTCATTCTTAATGATATAAAAGACAATATATTTTCTCTTATGGTTGATGAGTGTCGAGACATTTCAGTCAAAGAGCAAATGGGAGTTGTTTTAAGATACGTGAACAAACATGGATGTGTTATTGAAAAATTTCTTGCTATTGTACATGTGTCTGATACTTCTGCTATTTCTTTGAAGAAGGCTATTGATGAATTGTTTGTAAAACATAAGTTGTCATTATCAAGATTGAGAGGTCAAGGATACGATGGAGCTTCAAATATGCGAGGTGAGTATAATGGATTGAAGGCTCTCATATTGAAGGAAAATTCATCTGCAAGGTATGTCCATTGTTTTGCTCACCAACTTCAACTAGTTGTTGTTGCAGTTGCTAAAAGCAATCGAATTGTGAGTGATTTCTTCCAATATGTTACTATGATTGTTAATATTACTAGTGCTTCATGcaaaagaaaagataagtttAGACAACTTGAACATGATAAACTTGTAGAATGTTTGGAGAAAGGAGATATTGTTAGTGGTAAAGGAAAAAAATCAGGAAATCAGTTTAAAACAACCAGGGGATACTCGTTGGGGTTCAGGGGATACTCGTTGGGGTTCACATTATATGACTATTATCCGTTTGATATCTACATGGACTTCTGTTTTACAAGTGCTTGAAAATGTGTATGATGATAACACTAATGATGATAATAATGGTATCACCGCCAGTTTGATTGATAAGATGGAGAGTTATGAATTTGTGTTTGTGATGCATTTGATGAAATCTTTATTGGGAATCACAAATGAATTGTCGCTTGCCTTACAACAAAAGGATCAAAATATTGTATTGGCTATCAGTTTGATCAAGACAATGAAAGTTCGATTACAAAAATTGAGAGAGGAAGGATGGGAGAATCTTTTGGATGTCGTCAACAAATTTTGTAGTAACCATATGATCCCAATACCGAATATGGAAGAAAATATGAGAACTCATGGTCGCAGCAGACGTAATGGACAAATGATTACTAATTTTCATCACTATTGTGTTGAAATTTTTTGTGAGGgttctaaatattttattaaaatttaattttctaataatgttttttattcatttttttattgttaCAATATTAGGTTCTTGATATGATGGTTCAAGAGATGAATAATCAGTTTTTAGAACCAAGTACGGAGGTTTTTACTTGCATTGCTTGTTTATATCCAAAGGACTCTTTTTCTCAATTTAATATTGGTAAGTTACTCCGCCTTGCTAAACTTTATCCGGAGGACTTTTCATTGACCGATCGTGTAATACTTGAGGACAAACTTGAGACTTACATTCAAAATGTGCGAGGTGAATTTTCTATGATTATATTGAAGATTTGGGAAGTCTTGCTAAAAAGATGGTTGAAACGGGCaagaataaaattttttcatTGGTTTATCGTTTGATCGAGTTAGCATTGGTTTTACCAGTTGCAACTGCTTCTGTTGAATGAGTTTTTTCTGCTATGAAAATTATCAAGACTGATTTGCGTAATAGGATGGGGGATGAGTGGATGAATGACAGTTTGGTAGTATACATCGAGAAGGATATTTTTGCCACAATTGAAAATGAACAAATTTTACAACATTTTCAACAGATGAACACTCGTAGGATACAGTTGCCTCCTCTTGTTTGTATGTCCGGATCTGGTACTAGTTCAAGTATCAAAAAATAATTACTTTCTTGGTATGCACATGTTTTTATATCTGTATCATTAACAATATTAATTCAGTACTTTTATCTTTTGatatatttatttgatagtaCGAAATATTTTTAGTCTCTTCTTTGAGCACTCCTCTAAATGTTTGTTTGGATCTGCCACTGCTTTTAGCAACTTGTTCCTTTAACACATCGCCAAATTACAAATCGACATTTGCATACAAGCAATGTGTGACACATATTGGCGACGAGTTTTGGTGTTGCCAAATGTTCAGTGACGCATTTTGTTTACATTTGGTGATGCGTTTCGACGCCaccaaattaaaatttcttataatGCGAGTTTACTCAACCTAATCGACCTTGATcgaaggttgattgcaccaatacTTTGACCAATAAATCTAACTTTAGTATGCGAATGgccaataaaatattaaaaactaatggtcaattataatttaatctaattctgacgattaaaaaaaaaaaaaaatcaccggccaaatctatttttgaataataaaaagtAACATTATCGGCCAAAATGAAACTTAAGcgataattataattatttatcaCTTAAATTTCATCTTGGCAGTTGATCATCCAAGATCTCCAAGGAAAACTACATGTTGATCTGTTCGGAGGAGTCGTCGAGCAGTGGTACTTTTCTTTTCGGTCCATCCTGGACAAGCGCGTCCTCTAACGAGGAACTCTGTGGTCTTTCCGCTCAGCCTTGCTCTTCCGATCGCGTGAGGAACAATGTACGGTAATAAGGAATTGGCGTGTTTAGCAATTCTCCACAAGCATCGATCGACCTGTTGTTTGGCTAGCGCGCAACAGGGTTTTAAACTCGGCCTTTGTGATCAGCTCATTGACCTATCGATGTCACGATAAGGTCATTCGCCGCTCAACCTTTAGCTACTGCTTCTTGTTATAGTTGTACGATTTTCACAGGTCAGGCATTTACAAGCATTTCCAACTCCTCTTGTGTTAGTGTTACGGTGGTGAGTCGTCTAGCGTCTTTCATCCTTTCGTTTTGGATGCAGGTAAAGTTTCCATAGACGGTGCAAAATATGTTCTTGTCCAAAAGCGGAGAAGACggaaagctagggatgtggctAGGAAGTTGATGAAGTGAAGACTCCGCGCGATCCTGCACCACAAAAGCGACAGTGccgggccgagaaggggttctgagtgttggccctccgacgctcaagttaattTTCGACAATGTGTAGAATAGCAGAAAACTATAGCAAAAGTGTGTAGAATAATGAAGTTGCGCATACCTTTTATAATACTACTATAGTGTCTGTGCACTCATCTCAAAGCGTGCGTGTGTTTTCCCAAGCATCCTAAGAAAAGACAAGCCAGAAAATGTATCTGACACCTTTCTTTAAGTGAGCATGTATATCTTTGATACGATAAGCTTGAAACTTCTAAAGTATGATTTACTTCCGGGCCATGCTATGTTGTTAGtggcacaaacttccaaaagaaTATGAGAAGATATGCGGGTGGGTCTCGTTATAGGCAGGCCCAGGGGTGTAGCCAGAATTTAAATTTACCTAGGATTGATTATCgagatataataaattaattgattcaaaaatataaataaaaaatgattattaatttttcaaaattatagaaCAATAGTATCTAATATTCAATACATTCAAAATTAAAGCATAGAGCAAAAAATGCTATTGAAATTATGCattttttcttaaaatcaaactcattaattattatatcattatcaaTTTTTCCAACCAACCCTCGTTGAACAAACTcattaaataaaactaatcaaattaattaaaaaatatgttaataaatttaatcaatttattaaaataaatagttAACTCATACagataatatcaaaagaaaatatacctaCGACAATAATGTACCGATATCGTGTGCTATTTGAGAGAAGGGATGTCGCGCTTGTACTCGTCGAGTTACTGCCCAACACCTGTATAGGACATGAATATAAAATATCATGTGAATGATAATGTAAAGATTTTTAAGAAATTGAGAGATTAAGTCGTCGAGAAAAGAGCTCGGATTACTCGAAAGAAATCCATTCTAAAAATAAACAGATCTACTCGAACCTAGTGACGGAAAAAGAGGATCAAAATAAAAATCTTTCACACCTACGACTTTGCGGATAAGAGGAAATTAAAAGAAGGAGGTGGGGGGACGGCGACACTTGTGGCTCTACGGATAAGAGGAAAAATAAGAGGCAGCGTTGtggagtttataaaattttaatttaattaaaattcctaataAATTGACATGTGttttggaaatttaattaaaaaaaatataaaatttaaatttaattaaacaaaatcaaaaattttgatttaatggaAAGTGCATGTGctaaaataggaaataattaaggaaaaaaaagtatatgaatgattttttttgttttatttttctaaaattggtAGGGTTGGAGCCCACCCTAGCCCCAATGTGGCTCCGCCCACGGGCAGGCCGGTGTCCGCTAGGTCGGGACGCTTTTGCTCGATTGTGCTGAACACCACCACCTTTCTTAATTTTCCATACCCGGAAGGTTGCCTCTCTCCTAAACAGTCACGTCGCCTACTCGAACAACACGGTGGCCAGGAGCTGAACTTTCCGTTTGCCTCTCTTAGACTTATACTATCCGCTCGGTAATTACTTGCTCGGTCGGACATGAGATGTTTGCTCAGCCGTAAGTGGTCCGTTCGACTATAAGTGGTCCATTCGGTCTCACTGACTTTGTCGTCCACGTCAGCTGTTCTTCTTTGTTTTGGTGAGGTccttctttttatatatatatatatatatatatatatatatatatatatatatatatatatatatatatatactattacTATATTTATTATTTTCCATATTGTCTAattaagttatataaatataattgttagtTACGATACTGGCACGATTGTTttatctttagttttttttttggtcTATTCTTTCATTATTATAATACTTGTTAATATATACTTTAACCgttttttttaaattgtttattaattaattttaactttaataaattattaactaaatttatttggtaaaaatatttaattaataataataataatttttttggcATGACCGTGAATTACCAGACAAAGACGTCGTGTACAACTTGTTGCGAGCGAGAGCACTGTAACAACGATATATATATCtaaagataaagggaaagaaagatagataaataaataaaatttaaaaaaaataatctattctaatattaatatatttttttatgaaaaaattttaaacatggaAATCTTTCCCGTGTCCAAATTTTAAAAGCAGTTTTTATAAAAAGATTACTTAGTTATGCGTagactaataaatatttttagtttaattagACAAATCTAACTTTAGTGAATAATAAAGACAAAACTAACTACCATCCATTAACTATCCAAAACTGTTATCATGACAACGGTTTAGTGAATATATTTAGTTTAACCAGTAAAATCTAACTTTAGTTGACCAAACTGTTATCATGACAACGGTTTAATAGATTGACAATCAATTAACTACTCAACATTTTATACATCCGGTTGATTTGGTTGGAGGGTAATAAAGACAAAACAAACTATCCAAAATGATAATTTTCAATCATCAACATTTGTCATATTCAAAATTAACTACCCAAAATGATAATTTTCAATATTCAACGACTTGTCATATTACAATTACAGCTGTatcataataattattattattatttccatAATTACTATTACTCTATTTTTTATATTACTTTTCATATATagtctaattaaattatatatatataactgttaGCTACGTTGTATAATAAATCAACGAAGCAattgtttcatctttagtttttttttttttttgtctctattctttctttcGTCTTTGTGTTTCAATACTAACCAGCCTCCATGGCTTGTTATTCAGCAAGTAGAAGGGTGGCGCTGTTTGTTACAGCGATGCTGTTGGTGAGCTGTGTGCTGATGAGTTCTCAGCCTGTCTGTGCAGTGAGGCTGCTGGTGGGGTCGACGGAGGAGATgaggaaggggaaggggaaggagTTCATCTTCCATGTCCTTCCTAAGTACCAGGTCCCCTCTCCTGGATCTGGCTGCAGCGAAGGAGCAGGGCTTGGCAGTGTCTGTCCTCCAATTCCTCCTCCAAACAATTTTCCTTAATTAGATGGAGGATGATATGGACCATAAGTAGCTAGCTAGCAATAAAGAGAGAATTCGGCATGTATAATATAATAAGCATATATATGCATGCATGGAGATCGAGTTCTTTTGTTTGGATTGGAGGACTTAAGTAATTATGTTGCCATGTAAAAGATTAttgtttgaatatttttttgGTTAATAAAGCAAGCAGTTAATCGATCCAGTGTTTGTTtactatataaatatataattaaacagCAAGTCAGCTACTGTGTAAAGAACCACGATATGACAtggttattcattaaaatttattcatttaatagACCTTTTATATattaaacgaatataaacaaACATTAAAATTGTTAATGTCTTATTCACTAAATTAGGacccttctaattttatttggcATCATTGGGTTCCATTACACAACTATCTATATATATTATCCATTCAATTTTCAAATGGCATTTACCTCTCCTCCCTTAAACCTGCTTGAAGGATATTTCTGATCATACTCTCACTTCTAAGATTTTACCAAATCTGTTAATTTTTATCAgtttgataaaagaaaaaaaataaatgggTAGagtaaaaatatagaaaattttcGTGATTATTTCATGATAGAAGAATTCGTGAGCATAAATTAAATATAGTAAGGAGCCTTCTAAAAGAATATTAATTTTGAGTTGTATTGATACGAGATTTTCTAGATTCATCGTTTTGTTGATGTGAAAGAAAGAGGAGAAGGGACAGGCATTTTGGGAatataagaagaagaataaggagaaagcaagaaataatatgaaagtaataaaatatattattcattgatatttatctaaaaaataatacaatatataatgttcaaaaagtacttgatcaattgaccaattaataaataacagaattattctaagaataattctgagaattattctaaaaattataacataattatcttaaatactaatttgatttgatttagtaATTTGATCTGATCAATTCTGATAattttcttttatctcttttacccccgACAAATTTAACGGGAGATCTTTGatgttgagtttgcttgctaacatATTGAAACGTTGTTtggataatgacttagtaaatatatcaaCGATTTGATCTTCAGCAAAAATGTAAGAGACAGATAACTGCTGAGTTGTCACATATTTAcagacaaaatgaaaatcaatttccacatgttttgtacgagcatgaaagattagATTTGCTGTGATATATGTCTCTTATATTTTGTACGACAAAtattaggtcctgctttgtgtttgatccttgtgtctgagtgtgcaggagcttaggagcgtaggaagtcgagcggaagacgcagctagcgagaaggacgacacgggaagggagccgacgggctcggtgcatccgaaggacgagagagctgcggaagagtactccgatggacg from Zingiber officinale cultivar Zhangliang chromosome 4B, Zo_v1.1, whole genome shotgun sequence includes:
- the LOC121978711 gene encoding uncharacterized protein LOC121978711; protein product: MHNWRKAMEVFNTHVDGVASAHNDARTQLEAFQNQRQSLPFRGHDESLSSSNKGNFLELIEWYTQRNDEVAKTMNENALGNNQMKYPTVQKDLTRACAAEVTNFILNDIKDNIFSLMVDECRDISVKEQMGVVLRYVNKHGCVIEKFLAIVHVSDTSAISLKKAIDELFVKHKLSLSRLRGQGYDGASNMRGEYNGLKALILKENSSASASCKRKDKFRQLEHDKLVECLEKGDIVSVLENVYDDNTNDDNNGITASLIDKMESYEFVFVMHLMKSLLGITNELSLALQQKDQNIVLAISLIKTMKVLDMMVQEMNNQFLEPSTEVFTCIACLYPKDSFSQFNIGKLLRLAKLYPEDFSLTDRVILEDKLETYIQNVRGEFSMIILKIWEVLLKRWLKRTDLRNRMGDEWMNDSLVVYIEKDIFATIENEQILQHFQQMNTRRIQLPPLLIIQDLQGKLHVDLFGGVVEQWYFSFRSILDKRVL